In Methanocalculus natronophilus, the sequence CGTAGTTTTCCATTTGATTAGGGGTTAAGAGTTCTACCGCATCGTTTTCATATCTTGGGACGATATGAACATGGAAATGAAAGACGCTTTGGGTCGGTTTATCAACGTTATTGATAATATTAAACCCTATCGGTTTAAATGCTTCTTTTAACGCTTTTGTGATCAAAGGAACTTTTGAAAAGATTTGCGTTGCTAGGGTTGAATCGAGTTCATAAATATTTTTGATATGATTTTTAGGGATGACTAAGGTATGTCCTTTTGTTGTTTGTGTGATGTCTAAAAATGCATAAATATGATCATCTTCATACACTTTATAAGAAGGGATTTCTCCTTCTAATATTTTACAAAATATACAATCCATTATTATTTCCCTCCATCTTCTTTTAAAA encodes:
- a CDS encoding HIT family protein: MDCIFCKILEGEIPSYKVYEDDHIYAFLDITQTTKGHTLVIPKNHIKNIYELDSTLATQIFSKVPLITKALKEAFKPIGFNIINNVDKPTQSVFHFHVHIVPRYENDAVELLTPNQMENY